A genomic segment from Lignipirellula cremea encodes:
- a CDS encoding DUF1588 domain-containing protein — protein sequence MPSRLTNCLLSLLMMASPLAAGERAPSDTDGFRLQVAPLLTKYCSDCHSGADAEAGLSLANLNPDLLGGGDEETWRMIDEQIRFGDMPPPDAPQPSGAERSVMRNWIRQELLKSQWPGAATDEKRLLPQFGNYVDHQFLFGERLPRVVPARPRLWRLRPEIYDSTMPRLAERVSGLANGLNELDGSEFKDYASSYFLDEAAASPLLGNAKIIAERMLGPQSKDRVFKALVSDDEPPGEDAVIAAIDTAFRKVLGRAPTDEETNRFLAFYQKTSQIGGRPSAAKALLTAVLLQPEVLYRQELGNGPPDEFGRVRLSQPEIAYALSYAFANEPLREFLEAAAAGELESREQIARLVRERLQDDSLLQEKNPRVMQFFREYFNYPFANEVFKDNPEGGSHEPGLLIADLETTLCDILRADQRVLAEMLTTSRYYVNAHYKKVKNNGVLLQMADARRKNYPTAYGLPLDWKWSLDRQPIPFRADERAGVLTHPAWLAAWSGNFDNHPVQRGKWVRTHLLGGTVPDVPIGVDARVPEQEHTTFRDRLGMATRKAECWRCHKKMDPLGLTFERYDHYGRFQRLDAGRPVDASGLISRTGVKELDGRQVSGPTQMMQILAESEYVEQVFVRHVFRYFLGRNETLGDANTLQDAHRAYRESDGSFRELVVSILSSDSFLLRQTAGASQ from the coding sequence ATGCCATCCCGATTAACGAATTGCCTGCTTTCGCTGTTGATGATGGCGTCGCCGCTGGCCGCGGGCGAACGGGCCCCCTCGGATACCGACGGATTCCGGCTGCAGGTGGCGCCGTTGCTCACGAAGTACTGCAGCGACTGTCACAGCGGCGCCGATGCGGAAGCGGGCCTTTCGCTGGCGAACCTGAATCCGGACCTGCTGGGCGGAGGCGACGAGGAAACCTGGCGCATGATCGACGAACAGATCCGGTTCGGCGACATGCCCCCGCCGGATGCGCCGCAGCCGTCCGGCGCCGAGCGGAGCGTGATGCGGAACTGGATTCGCCAAGAGTTGCTGAAGTCGCAGTGGCCCGGGGCCGCGACAGACGAGAAACGGCTCCTGCCGCAGTTCGGCAACTATGTCGATCATCAATTTCTGTTTGGCGAGCGACTGCCGCGGGTGGTTCCCGCCCGGCCGCGTCTGTGGCGGCTGCGTCCCGAAATTTACGATAGCACCATGCCGCGACTGGCGGAGAGGGTCAGCGGCCTGGCCAATGGGCTCAACGAGCTGGACGGTTCCGAATTCAAAGACTACGCGTCCAGCTATTTTCTGGATGAAGCAGCCGCCAGCCCGCTGCTGGGGAACGCCAAAATCATCGCCGAAAGAATGCTAGGGCCGCAGTCCAAAGACCGCGTCTTCAAGGCGCTCGTCAGCGACGACGAACCGCCAGGCGAAGACGCCGTGATCGCCGCCATCGATACGGCCTTTCGCAAGGTTCTGGGTCGCGCGCCGACCGACGAAGAGACGAACCGCTTTCTGGCGTTCTACCAGAAAACATCGCAAATCGGCGGACGCCCGTCGGCCGCCAAAGCCCTGCTGACCGCCGTGCTGCTGCAGCCGGAGGTCCTGTATCGCCAGGAACTGGGCAACGGCCCGCCGGATGAATTCGGTCGCGTGCGGTTGTCGCAGCCGGAAATCGCCTATGCGCTTTCGTACGCCTTCGCCAACGAACCGCTGCGCGAATTCCTCGAAGCCGCCGCGGCCGGGGAGCTGGAAAGCAGGGAGCAAATCGCCCGGTTGGTCCGCGAACGCCTGCAGGACGATTCTCTCCTGCAGGAAAAGAATCCGCGGGTGATGCAGTTCTTTCGCGAATACTTCAACTATCCTTTCGCGAACGAAGTTTTCAAGGACAACCCGGAAGGCGGCAGCCACGAACCAGGGCTGCTGATCGCCGACCTCGAAACGACCCTCTGCGACATCCTGCGGGCGGACCAACGGGTGCTGGCCGAAATGCTCACCACGTCCCGCTATTACGTGAACGCCCACTATAAAAAGGTGAAGAACAACGGGGTTCTCCTGCAGATGGCCGATGCGCGGAGAAAGAACTACCCGACCGCCTACGGTTTGCCGTTGGATTGGAAATGGTCGCTCGACCGACAGCCGATCCCGTTCCGCGCCGACGAACGGGCCGGCGTGCTGACGCATCCCGCCTGGCTGGCGGCCTGGTCGGGAAATTTTGACAACCATCCGGTGCAGCGCGGCAAGTGGGTCCGCACCCATCTGCTCGGCGGCACGGTTCCCGATGTGCCGATCGGCGTCGACGCCCGGGTGCCGGAACAGGAACACACCACGTTCCGCGACCGACTGGGCATGGCGACGCGCAAGGCCGAATGCTGGCGCTGCCACAAGAAGATGGATCCGCTGGGACTGACGTTCGAACGCTATGACCATTACGGCCGATTCCAGCGTCTGGACGCCGGGCGCCCGGTGGACGCCAGCGGTCTGATTTCCCGCACCGGCGTGAAGGAACTGGACGGCCGCCAGGTCAGCGGACCGACACAGATGATGCAGATCCTGGCCGAGAGTGAATACGTGGAGCAGGTGTTTGTCCGCCACGTGTTCCGCTATTTCCTGGGCCGGAACGAAACGCTCGGCGACGCCAACACGCTCCAGGACGCGCACCGGGCTTATCGTGAAAGCGACGGCAGCTTTCGTGAACTGGTGGTTTCGATTTTGAGTTCAGATTCGTTTCTGTTACGACAAACGGCTGGCGCCTCGCAATAA
- a CDS encoding sigma-70 family RNA polymerase sigma factor — protein sequence MNSNDVGKEMGAKLMQHRRALYGYVYACVRNEHTAEDIVQDVAQIALSSFDTLRDPERFPQWLFGIARRRVLMEHRKHPREQIVPPDVVELLTAEAEATEPEQLRERKEYLQACLEELPEPMQQILRQRYDGSVRDVDELAAKRDRTVQAMYGVLKRLRRKLSACVERKIAEANA from the coding sequence ATGAACAGCAACGACGTGGGAAAAGAGATGGGGGCGAAGCTCATGCAGCACCGCAGGGCGCTGTATGGCTATGTCTACGCCTGCGTCCGGAATGAGCATACGGCCGAGGACATTGTGCAGGACGTGGCGCAGATCGCCCTCTCTTCCTTCGACACGCTGCGCGATCCCGAGCGGTTTCCCCAATGGCTGTTCGGCATTGCCCGTCGACGGGTGCTGATGGAGCATCGGAAGCACCCGCGCGAGCAGATCGTTCCGCCCGACGTGGTCGAATTGTTAACAGCCGAGGCGGAAGCGACCGAGCCTGAGCAACTCCGGGAACGGAAGGAATATCTCCAGGCGTGCCTGGAGGAGCTTCCCGAACCGATGCAGCAAATCCTCCGGCAGCGATACGACGGCTCCGTGCGGGACGTCGATGAGCTGGCCGCAAAACGGGACCGTACGGTGCAAGCGATGTACGGCGTGCTGAAACGATTGCGAAGGAAACTGTCCGCCTGTGTGGAACGAAAAATCGCGGAGGCCAACGCATGA